From Helicobacter anatolicus:
ATAAATCAAAGTTTATTTTGGGCAATGAAAGAAATAATCTTTGCCCTCTCACCCCTATCTCTAATAATCCATTTTTCCTCATTTAAGATAATATCAAACCCCTGAAATACTTCCTGCAATTCTCCTTGCTCTAAAATTTTTTTTGCTTCTATATTTCCCTTATATTCTTCATCATCTATAAAAGTTTCAATAAATACAAATCCATCATCTTTTAAAAGATCTGGTATTATTCTTAAAATTTTTCTATCTAAAAAATAAAAATTTATTACCACATCATAGAGTTGTTTTATATTTTCTTTTAAATCATAAATATCCAAATCCAAACAATATGTATTTATATTAGGATTCACTATTGATTTTAGTGCTTCATCTGAAATATCAACACCATCACATACAAATCCCCTATCTGCTAAAAAATTTATATTTCTACCATTTCCACAGGCAATATCTAATGCTATTCCTCCTGATAAAAGATGTTGAAATTTCACCAAAATATCGCTAGGATTTTTAGGCATCTTATTACTCTTATATCGTGTGTTCCATTTTA
This genomic window contains:
- a CDS encoding class I SAM-dependent methyltransferase, with protein sequence MLEDKIKWNTRYKSNKMPKNPSDILVKFQHLLSGGIALDIACGNGRNINFLADRGFVCDGVDISDEALKSIVNPNINTYCLDLDIYDLKENIKQLYDVVINFYFLDRKILRIIPDLLKDDGFVFIETFIDDEEYKGNIEAKKILEQGELQEVFQGFDIILNEEKWIIRDRGERAKIISFIAQNKL